A single region of the Yersinia entomophaga genome encodes:
- the ppdD gene encoding prepilin peptidase-dependent pilin — MYYSQGFTLIELMVSIVIIAILGGIGIPAYQSYIQKAALTDMLQTSAPYRMAVEVCSMEHSALLGCNAGSQGIPSGQPTRYVKAINIAKGVISMTGQETLDGLSVVLTPTKSAAGNLAWTRACTGNHDELSKLCKSVFALKETSSDDE; from the coding sequence ATGTATTACTCACAGGGTTTTACCCTCATTGAACTCATGGTTTCTATCGTCATCATTGCCATTCTCGGCGGCATCGGTATTCCTGCTTATCAAAGCTATATACAGAAAGCGGCCCTAACCGATATGTTGCAAACCAGTGCTCCTTACCGCATGGCCGTAGAGGTTTGCTCGATGGAACACTCGGCATTATTAGGCTGCAATGCTGGTAGTCAGGGTATTCCCTCTGGCCAACCTACTCGTTATGTCAAAGCCATTAACATTGCAAAAGGGGTCATCTCTATGACCGGGCAGGAGACTCTGGATGGATTAAGCGTTGTATTAACCCCAACTAAAAGCGCCGCCGGTAACCTTGCCTGGACACGCGCATGTACAGGAAATCATGACGAACTAAGTAAACTCTGCAAGTCGGTATTTGCTCTTAAAGAGACGTCTAGCGACGATGAATAG
- the nadC gene encoding carboxylating nicotinate-nucleotide diphosphorylase — protein MPTRSYSADSRRTALLERIQSDIPFSVALALSEDLGGEVNADRDLTAQLLPADKQASATIITREAGVFCGQRWLNEVFIQLGGKVEVEWLVADGDALTANQTLCHLSGPARILLTGERTALNFVQTLSGVATEVSRYVALLQGLHTQLLDTRKTLPGLRTALKYAVLCGGGSNHRLGLTDAFLIKENHIIAAGSIKEAVSKAFWIHPDVPIEVEVESLDELKQALDAGADIVMLDNFTIPMMRDAVSLNAGRAQLEVSGNVTLETLRSYAETGIDFISVGALTKHVTALDLSMRFQ, from the coding sequence ATGCCGACACGTAGCTACAGTGCCGACAGTCGCCGCACCGCGTTATTAGAGCGAATTCAAAGCGATATTCCCTTTTCAGTTGCCTTGGCACTGAGTGAAGATCTAGGCGGTGAGGTCAATGCCGATCGCGACCTGACGGCCCAACTGCTCCCCGCAGATAAACAAGCCTCCGCGACTATTATCACTCGCGAAGCCGGCGTTTTCTGCGGGCAACGCTGGCTGAACGAAGTCTTTATCCAGCTCGGCGGTAAAGTTGAAGTCGAGTGGCTGGTGGCAGACGGTGACGCGCTCACCGCCAACCAAACGTTGTGCCACCTTTCCGGCCCTGCTCGCATCTTGCTCACTGGCGAACGTACCGCATTAAATTTTGTACAGACGCTATCCGGCGTAGCCACCGAAGTCAGCCGCTATGTTGCTTTACTCCAAGGGTTGCATACCCAACTCCTGGATACTCGTAAAACACTACCTGGCTTACGAACCGCATTAAAATACGCAGTGTTATGCGGAGGTGGCAGCAATCATCGTCTTGGGTTGACTGATGCCTTTTTAATTAAAGAAAACCACATTATTGCCGCCGGTTCGATTAAAGAAGCCGTGAGTAAAGCATTTTGGATCCACCCCGATGTCCCAATTGAAGTCGAAGTGGAATCTTTAGATGAATTAAAGCAGGCTCTGGATGCCGGAGCCGATATCGTGATGCTTGATAACTTCACCATTCCTATGATGCGTGATGCCGTATCCCTCAACGCAGGTCGCGCTCAGTTGGAGGTCTCAGGTAATGTCACACTCGAGACACTTCGTAGCTATGCCGAAACAGGAATCGATTTTATTTCTGTCGGCGCACTGACTAAACACGTTACCGCCTTAGACCTCTCGATGCGTTTTCAATAA
- the ampD gene encoding 1,6-anhydro-N-acetylmuramyl-L-alanine amidase AmpD, translating into MQLENGWIVGVKRVVSPHFDLRPEDEAPSLLVIHNISLPPGEFGGPYIDHLFTGTLNADEHPYFADIVHLRVSAHCLIRRDGEIIQYVPFDKRAWHAGVSQFDGRERCNDFSIGIELEGTDVLPFTDAQYQSLKKISALLLSHYPITLERITGHSDIAPGRKTDPGPAFDWALYRQSLTPLLE; encoded by the coding sequence ATGCAGTTAGAGAATGGCTGGATTGTTGGGGTTAAGCGGGTGGTTTCTCCTCATTTTGATCTCAGACCTGAAGATGAGGCTCCCTCTCTTTTGGTCATTCATAATATCAGTTTGCCGCCGGGTGAATTTGGTGGACCTTATATCGACCATCTGTTTACCGGAACTTTGAATGCGGATGAACATCCTTATTTTGCTGATATTGTGCACTTGCGAGTATCGGCGCATTGCCTGATTCGTCGCGATGGTGAAATTATCCAATACGTGCCTTTTGATAAGCGAGCCTGGCATGCCGGTGTATCTCAATTTGACGGGCGTGAGCGGTGTAACGATTTTTCCATTGGTATCGAGTTGGAGGGAACGGATGTGCTACCGTTTACCGATGCGCAATATCAAAGTCTGAAAAAAATCAGTGCGTTGTTGCTATCCCATTATCCCATTACCCTAGAGCGGATAACCGGGCATAGTGATATAGCTCCCGGCCGAAAAACCGATCCGGGGCCAGCATTTGACTGGGCGCTTTATCGACAAAGTTTGACTCCATTATTGGAGTGA
- the ampE gene encoding beta-lactamase regulator AmpE — protein sequence MTLFTLLLVLAWERLFKLGEHWQLDHRLDTIFSRLHRYSLLQTLGLAILCMAIVGLMLQLVQDYLFGLPRLLLWIVICLLCIGAGGIRKHYRAYLKAARQGDANASLQMAEELALIHGLPADCGEKDRLQELQNALLWINFRYYLAPLFWLVVCGFYGPVAITGYAMLRGYQTWLARHRNPLQRSQSGIDRVLHWIDWVPVRLVGVAYALLGHGERALPAWFASLGDLHSPQYQVLTRLAQYSLAREPHLDPVQTPRAAVSLARKVTLTIIIVVALLTIYGALV from the coding sequence ATGACGCTTTTTACGCTATTGCTGGTACTGGCCTGGGAACGTTTGTTCAAATTAGGCGAACATTGGCAGCTGGACCACCGGTTGGACACTATTTTTAGTCGGTTGCATCGATACTCGTTGCTGCAAACGCTCGGTCTGGCCATTTTGTGTATGGCCATTGTCGGTTTGATGTTGCAGTTGGTTCAGGACTATCTGTTCGGCTTGCCGCGGCTGTTACTGTGGATTGTTATCTGCCTGTTGTGCATCGGCGCTGGTGGTATAAGAAAACACTATCGTGCTTATCTGAAGGCCGCTCGACAAGGGGATGCCAATGCCAGTCTGCAAATGGCGGAAGAGCTGGCATTAATCCATGGATTGCCTGCGGACTGTGGCGAAAAGGACCGACTACAAGAGTTACAGAATGCGTTGTTATGGATTAATTTCCGCTACTATCTGGCTCCCTTGTTCTGGCTGGTGGTTTGTGGTTTTTATGGCCCGGTAGCTATTACGGGCTACGCGATGTTACGCGGATACCAAACCTGGCTGGCGCGTCACCGAAACCCTTTGCAGCGCTCTCAGTCAGGCATTGACCGTGTTTTACACTGGATTGACTGGGTTCCCGTCCGGTTGGTTGGCGTGGCATACGCACTGCTTGGTCACGGCGAGCGTGCTTTGCCAGCGTGGTTTGCCTCTTTGGGGGACTTGCATTCCCCGCAGTATCAGGTGCTCACCCGTTTAGCTCAGTATTCTCTGGCTAGAGAACCGCATCTTGACCCAGTACAAACGCCACGCGCGGCGGTATCTTTGGCGCGGAAAGTCACGTTGACGATTATAATTGTCGTAGCTTTGCTCACGATCTATGGTGCACTGGTATAG
- a CDS encoding amino acid permease: protein MSVQQEGAELKRGLKNRHIQLIALGGAIGTGLFLGIAQTIKMAGPSVLLGYAIGGFIAFLIMRQLGEMVVEEPVAGSFSHFAYKYWGNFAGFASGWNYWVLYVLVAMAELTAVGIYVQYWWPEIPTWVSAAVFFLAINAINLANVKVYGEMEFWFAIIKVVAIIGMIVFGGYLLLSGQGGPEATVTNLWAQGGFFPNGFIGLVMAMAVIMFSFGGLELVGITAAEAEDPARSIPKATNQVIYRILLFYIGSLAVLLSLYPWGKVVEGGSPFVLIFHALDSNIVATVLNIVVLTAALSVYNSCVYCNSRMLFGLAKQGNGPKALLKVDGRGVPVIAIAVSAFATAFCVLINYLIPGRAFELLMALVVSALVINWAMISLAHLKFRAAKNRQGIEPKFKAFWYPFSNYLCLTFLAGILVIMYLTPGIQISVLLIPVWVVVLAVGYMLKNRVKQNKS from the coding sequence ATGAGTGTTCAACAAGAAGGCGCGGAGCTAAAGCGGGGTCTAAAAAACCGCCATATCCAGCTAATCGCCTTGGGCGGCGCAATTGGCACAGGGCTTTTTCTCGGTATTGCACAAACCATAAAAATGGCAGGCCCTTCAGTGCTGCTGGGATACGCCATCGGCGGCTTTATCGCTTTTCTGATCATGCGCCAACTGGGTGAAATGGTCGTTGAAGAACCGGTCGCAGGTTCATTTAGCCATTTTGCCTATAAATATTGGGGCAACTTCGCCGGTTTCGCCTCTGGCTGGAATTATTGGGTACTTTACGTTTTGGTCGCGATGGCCGAACTGACCGCCGTGGGGATTTACGTCCAATACTGGTGGCCGGAAATCCCGACCTGGGTTTCCGCCGCAGTATTCTTCCTCGCTATCAACGCTATCAATTTGGCTAACGTTAAAGTGTATGGCGAAATGGAATTCTGGTTTGCCATCATTAAAGTGGTAGCTATCATCGGGATGATTGTATTCGGTGGCTATTTGTTGTTGAGCGGACAGGGTGGCCCAGAAGCGACGGTCACCAACCTGTGGGCTCAGGGTGGCTTCTTCCCTAATGGTTTCATTGGGTTAGTCATGGCGATGGCGGTGATTATGTTCTCCTTCGGCGGCCTTGAACTGGTCGGCATCACTGCGGCAGAAGCAGAAGATCCCGCGCGCAGCATCCCTAAGGCAACCAATCAGGTTATCTATCGTATCTTACTGTTTTATATCGGTTCACTTGCAGTATTGCTCTCACTTTATCCTTGGGGAAAAGTGGTTGAGGGCGGCAGTCCCTTCGTACTAATTTTCCATGCTTTGGACAGTAATATTGTCGCTACTGTGCTGAATATCGTAGTGCTTACCGCCGCGTTGTCGGTGTACAACAGCTGCGTTTACTGCAACAGCCGCATGCTGTTTGGTCTAGCCAAGCAAGGGAACGGTCCAAAAGCTTTATTAAAAGTAGATGGTCGCGGCGTACCGGTCATTGCTATTGCTGTTTCAGCCTTTGCGACTGCATTCTGCGTATTGATTAACTATCTGATTCCCGGACGGGCATTTGAATTACTGATGGCGTTAGTGGTTTCAGCGCTGGTGATCAACTGGGCAATGATTAGCCTTGCTCACTTAAAATTCCGTGCAGCGAAAAACCGCCAAGGAATTGAGCCTAAGTTTAAAGCCTTCTGGTATCCCTTCAGCAACTACCTATGCCTCACTTTCCTGGCGGGCATTTTGGTTATCATGTACCTGACACCGGGCATTCAGATTTCCGTCTTGCTTATCCCCGTCTGGGTCGTCGTGCTAGCGGTTGGTTATATGCTGAAAAACCGAGTTAAGCAGAATAAATCTTAA
- the pdhR gene encoding pyruvate dehydrogenase complex transcriptional repressor PdhR: MAYNKIRQPKLSDVIEQQLEYLILEGTLRPGEKLPPERELAKQFDVSRPSLREAIQRLEAKGLLLRRQGGGTFVQTNLWQSFSDPLAELLADHPESQFDLLETRHALEGIAAYYAALRGTDEDLQCIRECHTAIQQAQDSGDLDAEADAVMQYQVAVTEAAHNVVLLHLLRCMGPMLEQNVKQNFELLYSRREMLATVSSHRAGIFEAIVAREPEKAREASHRHLAFIEEILLDLSRENSRRERSLRRLQQRKD, encoded by the coding sequence ATGGCCTACAACAAAATACGCCAACCCAAATTATCAGATGTTATCGAGCAGCAGCTTGAGTACCTGATCTTGGAAGGGACACTACGTCCGGGCGAGAAATTACCGCCTGAGCGCGAGCTGGCGAAGCAATTTGATGTTTCCCGACCTTCCTTGAGAGAAGCCATTCAGCGACTCGAGGCCAAAGGCCTTCTGCTGCGTCGCCAGGGAGGCGGTACTTTCGTCCAGACGAACCTGTGGCAAAGCTTTAGTGACCCGCTGGCAGAATTGCTGGCCGACCATCCTGAATCACAATTCGATTTGCTGGAAACACGTCATGCCCTCGAAGGTATTGCCGCGTATTACGCGGCTTTACGCGGTACAGATGAAGATCTGCAATGTATTCGTGAATGTCATACTGCGATTCAACAGGCGCAAGACAGCGGTGATTTAGACGCTGAAGCTGATGCGGTTATGCAGTATCAGGTGGCTGTTACAGAAGCGGCTCATAATGTGGTGTTGTTACATTTACTGCGTTGCATGGGCCCGATGTTAGAACAGAATGTTAAACAGAACTTCGAATTGCTTTACTCGCGCCGCGAAATGTTGGCAACGGTAAGCAGTCACCGCGCCGGGATATTCGAGGCGATTGTGGCCCGCGAGCCGGAAAAAGCGCGCGAAGCCTCACACCGCCACTTGGCGTTTATTGAGGAAATCTTGCTGGATCTTAGTCGTGAGAACAGTCGCCGTGAGCGATCGCTCCGACGCCTCCAGCAACGCAAGGATTAA
- the aceE gene encoding pyruvate dehydrogenase (acetyl-transferring), homodimeric type: protein MSERLINDVDPIETRDWLQAIESVIREEGVERAQYLIDQVLGEARKGGVSVAAGSENRNYVNSIAVEDEPAYPGNLDLERRIRSAIRWNAVMTVLRASKKDLDLGGHMASFQSSATFYEVCFNHFFRARNQKDGGDLVYFQGHISPGVYARAFLEGRLTQEQMDNFRQEVHGKGLSSYPHPKLMPEFWQFPTVSMGLGPISAIYQAKFLKYLSHRGLKDTSAQTVYAFLGDGEMDEPESKGAITIATREKLDNLVFVINCNLQRLDGPVTGNGKIINELEGIFSGAGWQVLKVIWGGRWDELLRKDTSGKLIQLMNETLDGDYQTFKSKDGAYVREHFFGRFPETAALVKDMTDDEIWALNRGGHDPKKVFAALKKAQDTKGKPTVILAHTIKGYGMGETAEGKNIAHQVKKMNMDGVRHFRDRFNVPVADSEIEKLPYITFEKDSEEYKYLHERRQALEGYVPSRLPNFTQKLEMPALEDFSSLLEEQNKEISTTIAFVRALNVMLKNKSIKDRIVPIIADEARTFGMEGLFRQIGIYSPNGQQYTPQDREQVAYYKEDEKGQILQEGINELGAASSWLAAATSYSTNDLPMIPFYIYYSMFGFQRIGDLCWAAGDQQARGFLIGGTSGRTTLNGEGLQHEDGHSHIQSLTIPNCISYDPAYAYEVAVIMHDGLVRMYGDAQENVYYYLTTLNENYHMPAMPQGAEEGIRKGIYKLETLAGEKGKVQLMGSGAILRHVREAAQILSEQYGVGSDVYSVTSFTELARDGQDCERWNMLHPTETPRVPYVAQVMNEAPAVASTDYMKLFAEQIRNFIPASEFRVLGTDGFGRSDSRENLRHHFEVDSSYVVVAALGELAKRGDIDTSVVAEAITKFGIDADKVNPRLA, encoded by the coding sequence ATGTCAGAACGTTTAATTAATGACGTGGATCCGATCGAAACCCGTGACTGGCTACAGGCGATTGAATCGGTTATCCGTGAAGAAGGTGTTGAGCGCGCTCAGTATCTGATTGATCAGGTTTTGGGCGAAGCCCGTAAAGGCGGCGTAAGCGTGGCTGCTGGTTCTGAGAACCGCAACTATGTTAACTCCATCGCAGTAGAAGACGAACCAGCCTACCCTGGCAACCTGGATCTGGAGCGTCGTATTCGCTCTGCAATCCGTTGGAACGCCGTGATGACCGTGCTGCGCGCGTCTAAAAAAGATCTGGATCTGGGCGGCCACATGGCTTCCTTCCAGTCTTCTGCAACCTTCTACGAAGTTTGCTTCAACCACTTCTTCCGTGCGCGTAACCAAAAAGACGGCGGCGATCTGGTTTACTTCCAGGGGCATATCTCCCCAGGCGTTTACGCTCGTGCCTTCCTGGAAGGTCGACTGACCCAAGAACAGATGGACAACTTCCGTCAAGAAGTTCACGGCAAAGGTCTGTCTTCTTACCCGCATCCTAAACTGATGCCTGAATTCTGGCAGTTCCCGACCGTTTCTATGGGTCTGGGTCCAATTAGCGCCATTTATCAAGCTAAGTTCCTGAAATACCTGTCTCACCGTGGTTTGAAAGATACCTCAGCACAAACCGTTTACGCCTTCCTGGGTGATGGCGAGATGGATGAGCCGGAATCCAAAGGTGCGATCACCATCGCTACCCGTGAGAAACTGGACAACCTGGTCTTCGTTATCAACTGTAACTTGCAGCGCCTTGATGGCCCAGTTACCGGTAACGGCAAAATCATCAACGAACTGGAAGGCATCTTTAGCGGTGCTGGCTGGCAGGTACTGAAAGTTATCTGGGGCGGTCGTTGGGATGAGCTGCTGCGTAAAGATACCAGCGGTAAACTGATTCAGCTGATGAACGAAACGCTGGATGGCGACTACCAGACCTTCAAATCCAAAGACGGCGCTTATGTCCGTGAACACTTCTTCGGTCGTTTCCCAGAAACTGCTGCATTAGTGAAAGACATGACCGATGACGAAATCTGGGCGCTGAACCGTGGCGGCCACGATCCGAAGAAAGTCTTTGCAGCACTGAAAAAAGCGCAAGATACCAAAGGCAAACCAACTGTAATCCTGGCTCATACCATTAAAGGTTACGGCATGGGTGAAACGGCTGAAGGCAAGAACATCGCTCACCAGGTGAAGAAAATGAACATGGACGGTGTTCGTCACTTCCGTGATCGTTTCAATGTGCCAGTTGCTGATTCAGAAATCGAAAAACTGCCATACATCACCTTCGAGAAAGATTCCGAAGAGTACAAGTATCTGCACGAACGTCGTCAGGCGCTGGAAGGCTACGTGCCAAGCCGTCTGCCTAACTTCACCCAGAAACTGGAAATGCCAGCTCTGGAAGATTTCAGCTCCTTGCTGGAAGAGCAGAACAAAGAAATCTCTACCACTATCGCTTTCGTTCGTGCCTTGAACGTGATGCTGAAGAACAAATCGATCAAAGATCGTATCGTTCCTATCATCGCTGATGAAGCGCGTACATTCGGTATGGAAGGTCTGTTCCGTCAGATCGGTATTTACAGCCCTAACGGTCAGCAGTACACCCCGCAAGACCGCGAGCAGGTTGCATACTACAAAGAAGACGAGAAAGGTCAGATCCTGCAAGAAGGTATCAACGAACTGGGCGCCGCTTCTTCATGGTTGGCCGCAGCGACTTCTTACAGCACCAACGATCTGCCAATGATTCCGTTCTACATCTACTACTCCATGTTCGGTTTCCAACGTATTGGCGATCTGTGCTGGGCAGCGGGTGACCAACAGGCGCGTGGCTTCCTGATCGGCGGTACTTCAGGTCGTACGACTCTGAACGGTGAAGGTTTACAGCACGAAGATGGCCACAGCCATATTCAGTCACTGACTATCCCTAACTGTATTTCTTACGATCCGGCTTATGCTTATGAAGTAGCCGTTATCATGCATGACGGCCTGGTACGTATGTACGGCGACGCTCAGGAAAATGTTTACTACTACCTGACTACGCTGAACGAAAACTACCATATGCCAGCTATGCCACAGGGCGCAGAAGAAGGTATCCGTAAAGGTATCTACAAACTGGAAACTCTGGCCGGCGAGAAAGGCAAGGTTCAGTTGATGGGTTCAGGCGCTATCCTGCGTCACGTTCGCGAAGCTGCACAGATTCTGTCTGAACAGTATGGCGTTGGTTCTGATGTGTACAGCGTTACTTCCTTCACCGAACTGGCTCGTGATGGTCAGGACTGTGAGCGTTGGAACATGCTGCACCCAACCGAAACTCCACGCGTACCTTACGTAGCTCAGGTAATGAACGAAGCGCCAGCGGTTGCTTCTACTGACTACATGAAGCTGTTCGCTGAACAGATTCGTAACTTTATTCCTGCCAGCGAGTTCCGCGTACTGGGTACAGATGGTTTCGGCCGTTCTGACAGCCGCGAGAACCTGCGTCACCACTTCGAAGTTGATTCTTCTTATGTTGTGGTTGCAGCACTGGGTGAATTGGCTAAACGCGGTGACATCGACACCAGCGTAGTTGCAGAAGCAATTACTAAGTTTGGTATCGACGCCGATAAAGTTAACCCGCGTCTGGCATAA